taaaagggatagaatacttatgcagattcattggtgggaatttcagataagcgattggagatactgtatggctcaagaacgcctactttcctattgcttcaactcaatccttcttactcctttccatggcaagctgtgtataggggttcattgttcgacgatggctactttgtatcctctctggaaaatggtcctctgcgctgtcactcgcatggctaatcgtctggaggcatcacactggccgaaggctacatcccatcctcgcagtgaaaactacgctcacgcgctctgtcacagcacggctaatcactggttggttcccgctcctgctggaatagaatcccttgattcttttgcctttgtcactaacgcccagcacttgcgagtctgaagcacgtcacagtcattcaataccggaatcctactcggaataccacagacaaggttagactttccggatcctcatgaatgccgccatctatctagcttataccatgaagattttctgttgggaatctaagagatacacattcaagctcggttgcatgtagaacggaggtggttgtcaatcacgcgcattcataggtgagaatgatgatgagcgtcacataatcatcacattcatcatgttcttgggtgcgaatgaatatcttggaataagaataagagagaattgaataaaaagtaatagtaattgtattgaaacttgaggtacagcagagctccacacccttaatctatggtgtgcagaaactccaccgttaaaaatacataagtaataaaccttacgtgagtaagggtcgatcccacagagattgttggtatgaagcaagctatggtcaccttgtaaatctcagttaggtagattaaatggttatgggtttcgaaaattaataataaatagaaaataaaaagggatagaaatacttatgtaaatcaatagtgggaatttcagataggcgtatggagatgctgtgctcctcttgtatttcgactttcttattacattcatccaatccttcttactcctttccatggcaagctgtatgtagggcatcaccatcatcaatggctacttttaatcctctcgggaaaatggtcctatgcgctgtcactgcacggctaatcgtctggaggcatcacccttgttgatggctacatcccatcctctcagtgaaaatggtccaaatgctctgtcacagcacggctaatcagctgttggttctcgatcatgttggaataggatccattgatccttttgcgtttgtcatcacgcccagcaatcgcgagtttgaagcccgtcacagtcattcaataccggaatcctactcggaataccacagacaaggttagaccttccaaattcccgggatcctactcagaataccacagacaaggttagagtttccggatccccatgaatgccgccatctatctagcttataccacgaagattctgttggagaatctaagagatatgcgcccgacctaaagtagaacggaagtggttgtcagtcacgcgcgttcataggtgagaatgatgatgagtgtcactgatcatcacattcatcaaggtgttgtacaacgtatatcttggaataagaataaaagagaattaaatagaaagtaatagtaattgtattgaaacttgaggtacagcagagctccacacccttaatctatggtgtgcagaaactccaccgttgaaaatacataagggaaaggttcaggcatggccgaatggccagccccctgaatgatcaaaagaccgaatgatcaaagactaaacagtcaagagattaaactgtcaaaagatgtctaatacaatagtaaattatcctatttatactagactagctactagggtttacatgagtaagtaattgatgcataaatccacttccggggcccacttggtgtatgcttgggctgagcttgatctatccacgagctgaggcttctcttggagttgaactccaagttataacgtgttttgggcgttcaactccggatcatgacgtgtttctggcgtttaactccagacagcagcatgtacttggcgttcaacgccaagttacgtcgtcaatttccgaataaagtatagactattatatattgctggaaagctctggatctctactttccaacaccattgagagcgcgccatttggagttctgtagctctaaaaaatctattttgagtgcagagaggtcagattccaacagcattagcagtccttttgtcagccttctttcagagttttgctcaagtccctcaatttcagccagaaattacctgaaattacagaaaaacacacaaactcatagtaatatccagaaatatgaatttaacataaaaactaatgaaaacatccctaaaagtagcttgaacttactaaaaactacctaaaaacaatgccaaaaagcgtataaattatccgctcattagagcgctaatgtatcttgctaataatacgcgacctgacatatcattcgcggtgaatttactagcaaggtatagttcctctccaaccagaagacattggagtggaatcaagcaaatctttcgatatcttcatggaacggttgatatgggattgctttatccctatggatccaagtcacaactagttggctatgcagatgctggCTACTTGtttgatccacataaagggagatctcaaacaggatatcTGTTTACATATGGTGGAACaactatatcatggaggtccacgaaacaaacgatagcagcaacctcctccaatcatgctgaaatactagcgattcatgaagctagtcacaagtgtttttggctgaggagtctgattcaatatattttgtcatcatgtggactgattgatcataagatagctccaactatcctgtttgaagataatatagcatgcattgctcaacttaaaggcggatatatcaaaggtgatataacaaagcatatttctcccaaattcttcttcactcatgatcttcaaaatcaagggacaattgatatccaacagatccgctcaagtgataatctggcagatttattcacaaagtcactcccaaaatcttcttttgaaagattggtacatcagattgggatgcgccgatttcgagatataaaataatgtcggcaagagggggagactgtactcttttttccttagTCAGGCtttttcccattgggtttttcttgacaaggtttttaatgaggcagtccccatcactaaaggatattgtactctttttccttcactaaggttttttcccactgggtttttctttaggaaggttttaacgaggcgaTAATCCTAAATGAtcatccaagggggagtgttgtgataagggATGAGTTAGATGCCCATTTCCAAAGAACCTCTCTTTACCAAGGATGACTTAATTAAATAAAGGTTGAAAATGAATACattttacatatataaatagAAGGCATCATCTATGCATTTGAGACAACacaaaaagcaataaaataattctctctcttttatgttgtaATACTTCTCTCACTCTCTTTATActtctttatattttatgtttgttacctcttccttatttatttatttaattattttataacacTGCTTTACGATAGTTATACGACAGAGGCACAGGCTGTCAATTTATCATGGtaaataatcaaatataaaGAAAACAAGATTAAATCTCTGAGGTTTCTTTCGGTGAAATCTCTGATATTTTGATATAGGACAATAATTAACACAACATATAGAAATATAAACAAACACCAGATCCCCCACTTTAGCTGAGCAACTATATACTATAATCAAATTCTCCACTCCACCCAATCCAACAAACTCAACCCCCAAACAAAATGCAAATAGTAAGTAAAATGTAGTAAACCAACATATACAGTTTTTCAcccataattaaaatataaattcatCATGCTGAATGACGAAAACATCCCTCACCATCTATGTGCTTACGTGGCACCAACCCCTATCATCACAGATTCTCAGCCTCAATCTTCCTTGGTTCCAGGAACACCCTGAGCCCATTCTTCATGAACAAAGTGAGTGACATCTTCTGCTCCACATGGTGACCGGGAACCGGCAACAGCCGGTACCTCAAAAGCACAGCCGCAGCCACCGATTTCATCTGAAGGTAAGCCAGGTCCTTCCCCAAACAAGTTCTCGGTCCAGCGTTAAAAGCCACGAACTTAAACCCATCCTTTGGCGGTTCGAACCGGTCTTCACGAACTGAAAGCCACCGCTCCGGTCTAAACTCCAAACAATCTTTTCCCCAAACACTCTCAACCCTCCCCGCCGAGTATATCGAATACGTCACCGTCGAACCCGCCGGAACCACCGTGCCATCTGGCAACACATCGTCGGCGACGGCCTGTTTGAAATCCTGAGGCACCGACGGGTACAACCGCAGCGTCTCCGCCAGCGCTGCCTTCAGGTAAACCATCTTGTCTGCCTCGTCGAAGTCCAGTGGTTCCTCCACCCACCACCGTCGGTCTCCGCCGCGGCTCTGGTTGAGTATCGCCGTGATCTCCGCCACGATCCTGGCCTCCACATTGGGGTGGTTCATTACGAGCCAGAAGAACCAGCTGAGAGCCACGGATGACGTGTCCCTTCCCGCCAAAACGAAATTCAGAACGATCCGTTGCAAGATCGTTGGGCTTAACGGTTTTCCGTTAGCGTCACGCTTCTTCATGAAACGGGAGAGCAAGTCGTCCGAAGGGGATTCCTTGCGGTCCAAAACGGCGTCGTTCATGTAAGTTTCAACTATCTCGAGACTCTCCTTTAACCGTTTTTCTTGTCCGATGCACAGAAGCTTCTGGAACCTCCAAACGATACCTGGATACAAGAATCTGTGCATTGTAGCTTCCGTTGCGGTGTCAAACGCCACGGCAAAAGGGTTTTCTGGTAAATGTGGTGAGAGGGTTTCGGGGTCCTTCCCGAAAGTAAGGCCGCAAATGTTGTCAAATGTAAGGCGAAGGAGAAGGTCCTGAAGATCTACATGAACCTTCTCCTTCGCCGCTTTGTCTAGGATGCACCATAGACGATTCTTGATGGTGCGGTTCACCCACCGTGCCATCGCTTGCCTTAGGGTTCGTGTTGTGAACTCTAAGGCAGCTGTTTTCCGCTGCATGAGCCACGTGTCACCGTCGCTGTTGAAAATCCCTTGCCCTAAGAGGTCGTGGAATGCCGTTTGCCATTTAGGGCCCTTAGGGTAGTTGTCGAACCGGGTTCGGAGTATATGCTCAAGGTTTTTCGGGTGGCATGTGACGGTGTAG
The Arachis stenosperma cultivar V10309 chromosome 7, arast.V10309.gnm1.PFL2, whole genome shotgun sequence genome window above contains:
- the LOC130941425 gene encoding cytochrome P450 86A1, whose product is MQMETLPLLLTLAAALSAYFLWFKLLSQTLTGPKAWPFVGSLPVLFKNRNRVHDWIADNLRATAGATYQTCIIPFPFLARKQGFYTVTCHPKNLEHILRTRFDNYPKGPKWQTAFHDLLGQGIFNSDGDTWLMQRKTAALEFTTRTLRQAMARWVNRTIKNRLWCILDKAAKEKVHVDLQDLLLRLTFDNICGLTFGKDPETLSPHLPENPFAVAFDTATEATMHRFLYPGIVWRFQKLLCIGQEKRLKESLEIVETYMNDAVLDRKESPSDDLLSRFMKKRDANGKPLSPTILQRIVLNFVLAGRDTSSVALSWFFWLVMNHPNVEARIVAEITAILNQSRGGDRRWWVEEPLDFDEADKMVYLKAALAETLRLYPSVPQDFKQAVADDVLPDGTVVPAGSTVTYSIYSAGRVESVWGKDCLEFRPERWLSVREDRFEPPKDGFKFVAFNAGPRTCLGKDLAYLQMKSVAAAVLLRYRLLPVPGHHVEQKMSLTLFMKNGLRVFLEPRKIEAENL